aacgataaacagctgcctctgattgggaaccaattcaggccaccatagacatactaatacctagacttacaaaaaaacctagatatacaaaaaaaaaactagacaatacaaaaactaacatacccaccctagtcacaccctgacccaacaaaaaaaaataataaagaaaacaaagataactaaggtaaGGGCGTGacagttttttaaattcaaaatGTATGTTCCTACACTTAAGACAAAATGTATCAAGACCTGACCTAATACCATACAGACAGTAGTTCACAGTGGGCTCACCTCAGTGAGATTGTGTGTGGTCCTGTGCTGCTCAGCCAGTTCCTCTGTGGGTTCAGGAGGAGGTGTAGTCTGGTTGTCCTCCATGACCATTGTCCCATCAGGGTTCCCCAGACCCTCCTCACACCCACCTCCTTCACCCGCATCACCTCTGGACCCCCCTCCTTGAATAGAGAGGTGATACAGATTACGGACACACTCCCTCAGGTATGTACACACAGATAATAAACACACTTTCAACATGGGGTGTTTACCCATCCCCACAATGCTTGAGTCCTATACTGTAGTTACAGAATGACTTAAttattgttaaacaaatcatggTGGACATAAATATGTTGTTGTGGGTAAATGAGTCAGCTATGATAAGTCAAAAGTAATCATGAGACAAACCTGACTATACTATTGTGACGTGTACAGTAGGTGTTTGCTAGTGTGCCGGTATGCATATAACGTGCAGTCGTGTTTACGCAGAATAGGGTGAGATCAGATGCGATGTATATTAAAGATCATCTCAATGATAATTTTTAAAAAGTATTAGAATTATATATTTTTAGTTTTTATTAAACATAAACTAATTTGAAATACAACATATGAAAACCACCACATGCACATGTCTCCACTACAAATTTGCTTGATAAATTGCATTAAATTGATCAATACAAGTGTCTTGGGGGAAAAATTAAATAGTTGTATGGAAGTAATGAAATAGGCATTTAGCCTACAACGTTCAAGCACAATATAGCACCTTATAGAAATTAagtagtgccttcagaaagtattcacaccccttgactttttccacattttgctgtgttacaaagtgggattaaaatggatttaattgtaatttttttcCATGTCAATGAtcaacacaaaatactctgtcaaagtggaagaaagtCTAATATTTGACTTTTAAGATTTAAAAAAAGAACagaatatatcttgattagataagtattcaaaccctgagtcaatacattttaAAATCAAACACACTATGTAAGACTTTTTAGGCTTATATATGCCtcatacattgagtgtacaaaacagacaccttcctaatattgagtcacGCGCACCCCCCCACTTTtgcccctcagaacagcctcaatttgggtatagactctacaaggtgtcaagggatgctggcccatgttgactccaatgattcttatagttctgtcaagttggctggatatcctttgggttGTGGACCAGTCTTCATACACATTAAACTGTTGAGTGTTAAAaatccagcagtgttgcagttcttgacacaagccagtgcgcctggcacctacttccatacccctttcaaaagcacttaaatcgtttgtctttcccattcaccctctgaatggcacacacacacaatccatttctcaattATCTTtaatgcttaaaaatccttccaCTGGTCTCCCCCCTTCATctccactgattgaagtggatttaagtgatatcaataagggatcatagctttcatcttttcagtctatgccatggaaagagcagatgttaatgttctgtgcactcagtgtatatcacaCAATGTCTGGATGCAATATTCTACCCAGCAATATTCAACACTGAAATCTGTTACTTTCGTTGTGTCAAATTATATTTTCTGATGACAATAATGAAAATTAATTGTTGTCTTTAATGCAGTGTTTGAACTTAACATCAGAAGCTACTGAGACGAATAGTTGCTTTCTATGTTATAGAGTGGAATGTTTTTTCTGCTGGTGGTAGTTCCCGTCTGAGAACCTCTTCCAGGAGAATCTCTCCTCACAATGGGGTCAGCTGTAagatttctcccctgtgtggaccctctggtgtcTCTTCAGGTGACCAGCCTGGGCGAAgcgcatgtgacactgggtacagccaaagggtttctcccctgtgtggaccctctggtgcctcttcaggttgcCAGCCTCAGCGAAGCGCATATGACACTGCGTacagctgtagggtttctcccctgtgtggaccctctggtggatctccaccttctggaggcagctgaagcctttgttacagaacatgcagaggaaccgtTTCTCTTTACCTGATGTtgctccacctcccctccccttggCCCTTTGGCCCTTTGAGTTCAATACCTGATCGAAAAGGACGTGGTCGTGTGAATCGGAAGGTCCCATCGACGTGGACACTGACTCGCGATCCCTGACCGTGTGTAAAGGAGAGTGGGCCGTGACATTTGGATTTGTCTCCAAACTTTCCCTGTAATCTAAGAAATCTCTGCCTTGTGAGTATCCTTCTCCTAAGTGAGTCTTGTCTACATTCCATGTCAGAGGAGCGTCGCCCTCCACTTTCACAGTCACCTCATCTATGACCAGACCCTCCCCTTTCTTATCTAGGCACCCTTCAGagtatacactactactgtaccggTTCCAGTCCCCTCTAGACAGATCAGTATGTGTCTCTAAACCCAAGGATATGTTGCCAGGGTCCATCTCTGTAGTGTAAGAACAAGACGGATCATCACCAGCAGTGATTTCACCATCTCCACGGGAATGAACCATCCTCTGGCTCTGGTGAAATACCGGTAAGTAATCTGTGCCGGGAGCAGGAGGATAGCGCAGTGGCCCCTTCCCCAGTCTCTCTGGGTCTGATCTGTGGTCAGATCCTGTTCGTAAGAGCCTGTGTGTTACAGTTAAAGTAtccgtgtctgtctctgacttgaGGACGGCGTTCTGCGTTCCACTGACCTCCGTGATTCTGTGTCGGGTCCTGGGCGGCGCTGGGGCGATGGTGGGGGGGTCCTTTGTGGCTACAAGGGGCTCTACCACCGCTCGAGTCTGGGTGTCTCTGCTGTGCCAtgggtcctcctctctttcagacCTCTCCAGCTTGACCCCAGAACCTGCAGCCTCTGCATCTGCAGACTGGCACAAGAAGAGGGGAGGTTATTACTGGTATATGAGTTGAATCGTATAACAATGTTGTAGGGAAGTCTCACAATCTCCCCTATGGCAGATACATGAGGATGTACATGTAAGACAGTGAATACCTGAGGGGAGCCTTACTGAAATAAACGGCCACATTTGATTTACAAAGTAACTAATATTTCACGCAACACTTCCACTGACCTCTATCATGATAACGTGCTGGGTTGAGGTTCCAATCCCCTCATCAacagtgattggttggtcatctTTCCATGTTTTGTGTGCTGCTGGCTTCACAAAGCTCCTGTGGCCTCCAGTGAGATTTCCTTCACCTGAGAGATTGATGGGGGGAAAAGAGGTGCTTCGGTTAGCTACTGTCAATGCTTAATATACACTATTGACACAGATGTAGGTAAAACATTTCATAACTTCTTGACATACAATTGATTGATTATGTTCCATGCATCACATTGTTTTCATTTAGTAAATAATGGGAAGTGCAGTAAATCAAGAATTTAGTTAGAATAAAATATTAGGTCGTTCCATTGAATTTAAATCATATTTTGACTGCACACCTTTTAATTTGGATCAGGTGTGAAATATTGCATAGTATCCAAAAACGGACCAAGATCCAATTCTGGTTAACCACTTCGAAAGACACAGAGGGCAACGGGGCGACAGTCCCCGCAGCCTCTGCCTTGCAAAACGTACCTCTTGCCGTTCCTCTGTATCGGTCGGAGATCTTGACACTACTGGGACGAATGGCGAGAACGCGCTCTCGCATTGTCCTCTCGGCGCGCTCCCGTGCCACCTTCAGTTCTAGTAGTTTCCTCCGCAATGacctgttttctttctggctttgatTTATTTCCAtacgaaacactgcatagtcgtcatctacgagtttacagatatttgccacggctgcattcgctaacacctccatgatggaggctatttgagtgtgaaaaaccacaCAGTCAGCCAttgttagctaacgttaacgtTTGCAGCTAGTTTACCTAGACAATATCAACCAAGTCCCGTCTCCAACGCAAATTTAAGACTACCTAGTGCAAGTATGTGATGCTATGCAGTTAAATTAGTAATATTTTGAGTTCCATGGCGTTAATAAATGtataaataacaacaacaaaccgCTAACGTGAAAATTGTAAATGCTTACTTCCGTTTACTACTACTTCGGTGAGGTTTTGTGGCGAATATTAAGCAAAAGATGCATTGCCGCCACCCACTGGACGGGGTGAAAAAATGCACAAGGTAACATTTTATTCCGTTATGGGGAAGGGAAAATAACATTATTCAATCTACAAAAAATGTACATAAACCAAAAAATTATAATCCTTCAGTCATTCAAAACCCCAAATACCATGCTAAGGCTCTGGGGCCTGAGAGAGCATGAAACAGTACTCCATCCCAACGGGCACATGATGTAATTATGATGTTATATAATGGTAATGTTCTGCACACATGTGATATGACCAAAATACTACTACTTTAAGATTTTAATGTTTTGATTGGATTTCAGCTGATTGGCCACTTTTTAAAGAGATTCACAGGTACTTTTGTATCATTTTTTTGCTAGTAGTTCTGAAACTAGCATGCACAGGCCAAAAGTGTTCCCCGAAAATTGCGTACTGCGTCGCATGTCcagatatgtgcaccacgtcatttctctctctcgctatctctctcgtGTCCACTGAGCCATTGGGCCAACCCTGCAACCTCATTGGAAAATGGTGCGAGGGGCTGAAGTACATTTGCTTTTGCTAGAATTTGGATTACCAGGGGGCTGGCCAAGGTGGGGGGGAAATGGAACAACTTCAAGAAAACAGTCACTTCCGTGGCAAATTGAAGGAAGGCAGTAATTCGGCACGTaaattatgcatgtatgaactactcattgacacatccagcccaaagcgggaggtttaaacaatacactacatggccaaaagtatggcccttcaaatgagtggattcagctatttcaacCACAACCGttgctaacaggtgtataaaattgagcacacacccatgcaatctccatagacaaacattggcagtagaatggcccatactgaagagctcagtgactttcaacgtggcagcatcataggatgccacctttctaacaagtcagtttgtcaaattgcTATGGAACAGCATCTGATTAGGCAATGAGGGATTGCTATGTGCTGCTCAGCTGGTTCCTCTGTGGGTTCAGGAGGAGGTGTAGTCTGGTTGTCGTCTATGACCATGGTCCCCTCAGGGTTACCCAGaccctcctcacacccctcctccttcaccagcaCCTCTGGACCCTCCTCCTCTTGGAAGAGAGGTGATACAGatcacacagacatacactccaTCAGGTATGTACACACAGATAATAAACACACTTTCAACGTGGAGTGTTTACCCATCCCCACTACGTTTGAGTCCTATACTGTAGTTACAAAATGACTTCATTGTTGTTAAACCCATCATGGTGGACATAAATATGATGTGGGTAAATATGAGTCAGCTGAGTCAGCTATGATAGGTCAAGTCATCCACAAACCTGAGTAAACTATTTTGACATGTACAGTAGGTGTTTGTTAGTGTCTGGGTTTGTGTTGGTATATTTAGTAAGTGTATATTAGTTATAAAGTGCTCTTGGGTGTATGTAGAA
This genomic stretch from Oncorhynchus keta strain PuntledgeMale-10-30-2019 chromosome 29, Oket_V2, whole genome shotgun sequence harbors:
- the LOC118361960 gene encoding neurotrophin receptor-interacting factor 1-like — translated: MADCVVFHTQIASIMEVLANAAVANICKLVDDDYAVFRMEINQSQKENRSLRRKLLELKVARERAERTMRERVLAIRPSSVKISDRYRGTARGEGNLTGGHRSFVKPAAHKTWKDDQPITVDEGIGTSTQHVIMIESADAEAAGSGVKLERSEREEDPWHSRDTQTRAVVEPLVATKDPPTIAPAPPRTRHRITEVSGTQNAVLKSETDTDTLTVTHRLLRTGSDHRSDPERLGKGPLRYPPAPGTDYLPVFHQSQRMVHSRGDGEITAGDDPSCSYTTEMDPGNISLGLETHTDLSRGDWNRYSSSVYSEGCLDKKGEGLVIDEVTVKVEGDAPLTWNVDKTHLGEGYSQGRDFLDYRESLETNPNVTAHSPLHTVRDRESVSTSMGPSDSHDHVLFDQVLNSKGQRAKGRGGGATSGKEKRFLCMFCNKGFSCLQKVEIHQRVHTGEKPYSCTQCHMRFAEAGNLKRHQRVHTGEKPFGCTQCHMRFAQAGHLKRHQRVHTGEKSYS